A window of the Eretmochelys imbricata isolate rEreImb1 chromosome 7, rEreImb1.hap1, whole genome shotgun sequence genome harbors these coding sequences:
- the MKRN2 gene encoding E3 ubiquitin-protein ligase makorin-2 isoform X2 yields MSTKEVTCRYYMQGVCREGSRCLFSHDLTTSKPSTICRYYQKGQCAYGARCRYDHTRPSGSGGAVGTVPPSLSSPSFNSPNPLPEHNMPVIKSKTHEPGKRKKRTLVLRDRDLCGLSEEQVRLSTVSDAVCCSDKNDNLEVKPHSYLEAICSGLEEDSVAGSSYTDGQQLCPYAAAGECQFGDQCLYLHGDVCEICELQVLHPFDPEQRKAHEKMCMAAFEHEMEKAFAFQASQDKVCSICMEVVYEKPSASERRFGILSNCNHTYCLSCIRQWRCAKQFENLIIKSCPQCRVTSEFVIPSVYWVEDQNKKNKLIEAFKQGMGKKACKYFEQGKGTCPFGGKCLYLHAYPDGTRAEPEKPRKQLSSEGTVRFFNSVRLWDFIEDRESRTMPHAEDEVTELGELFMHLSGADQESATPQ; encoded by the exons ATGAGCACCAAGGAGGTGACCTGCAG GTATTATATGCAAGGGGTGTGTCGTGAAGGAAGCAGGTGTTTGTTTTCACATGACTTAACTACAAGCAAACCCTCTACTATCTGCAGATACTACCAGAAAGGACAGTGTGCCTATGGAGCTCGCTGCAG atATGATCACACCAGACCATCTGGGTCTGGTGGTGCAGTGGGTACTGTGCCACCCAGCCTTTCTTCACCATCGTTCAACAGCCCTAACCCTCTGCCAGAGCATAACATGCCTGTAATCAAGAGCAAAACACATGAGCCTGGAAAACGCAAAAAGAGAACATTAGTGCTTAGGGATAGAG ATTTATGTGGTTTGAGTGAAGAACAGGTGAGACTCAGTACCGTGAGTGATGCAGTGTGTTGCAGTGACAAAAATGATAATCTGGAAGTGAAGCCCCATTCGTATTTAGAAGCTATTTGCAGTGGGCTCGAAGAagattcagtggctggaagttcCTATACTGATGGACAGCAGCTATGTCCCTATGCAGCAGCTGGGGAATGCCAGTTTGGTGACCAGTGTCTTTACCTCCATGGAGATGTGTGTGAAATCTGTGAATTGCAAGTACTTCATCCCTTTGACCCAGAGCAGAGGAAGGCTCATGAGAAG ATGTGCATGGCAGCATTTGAACACGAGATGGAGAAGGCCTTTGCCTTTCAGGCAAGTCAGGACAAAGTATGCAGTATCTGCATGGAAGTGGTGTATGAGAAACCATCAGCCTCAGAGAGAAGGTTCGGAATCCTTTCCAATTGCAATCACACCTACTGTTTGTCCTGCATCCGGCAGTGGAGGTGTGCCAAACAGTTTGAGAATCTAATCATAAA ATCCTGCCCACAGTGCCGAGTCACATCAGAGTTTGTAATTCCTAGCGTATACTGGGTAGAAgaccaaaacaagaaaaataagctGATTGAGGCATTTAAGCAGGGAATGGG GAAAAAGGCCTGCAAATATTTTGAACAAGGAAAGGGAACCTGCCCATTTGGAGGAAAATGCCTTTACCTTCATGCTTACCCTGATGGGACACGAGCTGAACCTGAGAAACCACGAAAACAGTTGAGTTCAGAGGGGACTGTGCGG TTCTTCAATTCTGTTCGGCTTTGGGATTTTATTGAAGACAGAGAAAGTAGGACTATGCCCCATGCTGAAGATGAAGTGACAGAGCTTGGAGAGCTTTTCATGCACCTCTCTGGGGCAGATCAAGAGTCTGCCACTCCTCAATAA
- the MKRN2 gene encoding E3 ubiquitin-protein ligase makorin-2 isoform X3: protein MSTKEVTCRYYMQGVCREGSRCLFSHDLTTSKPSTICRYYQKGQCAYGARCSSLPIGAILQDLGSPGLCFSSSRIRYDHTRPSGSGGAVGTVPPSLSSPSFNSPNPLPEHNMPVIKSKTHEPGKRKKRTLVLRDRDLCGLSEEQVRLSTVSDAVCCSDKNDNLEVKPHSYLEAICSGLEEDSVAGSSYTDGQQLCPYAAAGECQFGDQCLYLHGDVCEICELQVLHPFDPEQRKAHEKMCMAAFEHEMEKAFAFQASQDKVCSICMEVVYEKPSASERRFGILSNCNHTYCLSCIRQWRCAKQFENLIIKSCPQCRVTSEFVIPSVYWVEDQNKKNKLIEAFKQGMGKKACKYFEQGKGTCPFGGKCLYLHAYPDGTRAEPEKPRKQLSSEGTVRFFNSVRLWDFIEDRESRTMPHAEDEVTELGELFMHLSGADQESATPQ, encoded by the exons ATGAGCACCAAGGAGGTGACCTGCAG GTATTATATGCAAGGGGTGTGTCGTGAAGGAAGCAGGTGTTTGTTTTCACATGACTTAACTACAAGCAAACCCTCTACTATCTGCAGATACTACCAGAAAGGACAGTGTGCCTATGGAGCTCGCTGCAG ttccctcccgaTTGGAGCTATCTtacaggacctaggttccccaggactgTGTTTTTCCAGCTCCAGAATCAg atATGATCACACCAGACCATCTGGGTCTGGTGGTGCAGTGGGTACTGTGCCACCCAGCCTTTCTTCACCATCGTTCAACAGCCCTAACCCTCTGCCAGAGCATAACATGCCTGTAATCAAGAGCAAAACACATGAGCCTGGAAAACGCAAAAAGAGAACATTAGTGCTTAGGGATAGAG ATTTATGTGGTTTGAGTGAAGAACAGGTGAGACTCAGTACCGTGAGTGATGCAGTGTGTTGCAGTGACAAAAATGATAATCTGGAAGTGAAGCCCCATTCGTATTTAGAAGCTATTTGCAGTGGGCTCGAAGAagattcagtggctggaagttcCTATACTGATGGACAGCAGCTATGTCCCTATGCAGCAGCTGGGGAATGCCAGTTTGGTGACCAGTGTCTTTACCTCCATGGAGATGTGTGTGAAATCTGTGAATTGCAAGTACTTCATCCCTTTGACCCAGAGCAGAGGAAGGCTCATGAGAAG ATGTGCATGGCAGCATTTGAACACGAGATGGAGAAGGCCTTTGCCTTTCAGGCAAGTCAGGACAAAGTATGCAGTATCTGCATGGAAGTGGTGTATGAGAAACCATCAGCCTCAGAGAGAAGGTTCGGAATCCTTTCCAATTGCAATCACACCTACTGTTTGTCCTGCATCCGGCAGTGGAGGTGTGCCAAACAGTTTGAGAATCTAATCATAAA ATCCTGCCCACAGTGCCGAGTCACATCAGAGTTTGTAATTCCTAGCGTATACTGGGTAGAAgaccaaaacaagaaaaataagctGATTGAGGCATTTAAGCAGGGAATGGG GAAAAAGGCCTGCAAATATTTTGAACAAGGAAAGGGAACCTGCCCATTTGGAGGAAAATGCCTTTACCTTCATGCTTACCCTGATGGGACACGAGCTGAACCTGAGAAACCACGAAAACAGTTGAGTTCAGAGGGGACTGTGCGG TTCTTCAATTCTGTTCGGCTTTGGGATTTTATTGAAGACAGAGAAAGTAGGACTATGCCCCATGCTGAAGATGAAGTGACAGAGCTTGGAGAGCTTTTCATGCACCTCTCTGGGGCAGATCAAGAGTCTGCCACTCCTCAATAA
- the MKRN2 gene encoding E3 ubiquitin-protein ligase makorin-2 isoform X1: MSTKEVTCRYYMQGVCREGSRCLFSHDLTTSKPSTICRYYQKGQCAYGARCRYDHTRPSGSGGAVGTVPPSLSSPSFNSPNPLPEHNMPVIKSKTHEPGKRKKRTLVLRDRDLCGLSEEQVRLSTVSDAVCCSDKNDNLEVKPHSYLEAICSGLEEDSVAGSSYTDGQQLCPYAAAGECQFGDQCLYLHGDVCEICELQVLHPFDPEQRKAHEKMCMAAFEHEMEKAFAFQASQDKVCSICMEVVYEKPSASERRFGILSNCNHTYCLSCIRQWRCAKQFENLIIKSCPQCRVTSEFVIPSVYWVEDQNKKNKLIEAFKQGMGKKACKYFEQGKGTCPFGGKCLYLHAYPDGTRAEPEKPRKHSSILFGFGILLKTEKVGLCPMLKMK; the protein is encoded by the exons ATGAGCACCAAGGAGGTGACCTGCAG GTATTATATGCAAGGGGTGTGTCGTGAAGGAAGCAGGTGTTTGTTTTCACATGACTTAACTACAAGCAAACCCTCTACTATCTGCAGATACTACCAGAAAGGACAGTGTGCCTATGGAGCTCGCTGCAG atATGATCACACCAGACCATCTGGGTCTGGTGGTGCAGTGGGTACTGTGCCACCCAGCCTTTCTTCACCATCGTTCAACAGCCCTAACCCTCTGCCAGAGCATAACATGCCTGTAATCAAGAGCAAAACACATGAGCCTGGAAAACGCAAAAAGAGAACATTAGTGCTTAGGGATAGAG ATTTATGTGGTTTGAGTGAAGAACAGGTGAGACTCAGTACCGTGAGTGATGCAGTGTGTTGCAGTGACAAAAATGATAATCTGGAAGTGAAGCCCCATTCGTATTTAGAAGCTATTTGCAGTGGGCTCGAAGAagattcagtggctggaagttcCTATACTGATGGACAGCAGCTATGTCCCTATGCAGCAGCTGGGGAATGCCAGTTTGGTGACCAGTGTCTTTACCTCCATGGAGATGTGTGTGAAATCTGTGAATTGCAAGTACTTCATCCCTTTGACCCAGAGCAGAGGAAGGCTCATGAGAAG ATGTGCATGGCAGCATTTGAACACGAGATGGAGAAGGCCTTTGCCTTTCAGGCAAGTCAGGACAAAGTATGCAGTATCTGCATGGAAGTGGTGTATGAGAAACCATCAGCCTCAGAGAGAAGGTTCGGAATCCTTTCCAATTGCAATCACACCTACTGTTTGTCCTGCATCCGGCAGTGGAGGTGTGCCAAACAGTTTGAGAATCTAATCATAAA ATCCTGCCCACAGTGCCGAGTCACATCAGAGTTTGTAATTCCTAGCGTATACTGGGTAGAAgaccaaaacaagaaaaataagctGATTGAGGCATTTAAGCAGGGAATGGG GAAAAAGGCCTGCAAATATTTTGAACAAGGAAAGGGAACCTGCCCATTTGGAGGAAAATGCCTTTACCTTCATGCTTACCCTGATGGGACACGAGCTGAACCTGAGAAACCACGAAAACA TTCTTCAATTCTGTTCGGCTTTGGGATTTTATTGAAGACAGAGAAAGTAGGACTATGCCCCATGCTGAAGATGAAGTGA